The following nucleotide sequence is from Deltaproteobacteria bacterium RBG_16_64_85.
AGGGTACCGGTTCGAGTCGATCCATTTCGTGACTCAGCCGGGGAATCGCCGTCCGGCGATGGCGTTCCTCTTCTTCACACGCGGCAACCTGCCCGCAAAGGGGTGACGGCGATGACCTTCCGGTGGCAGGACCAGAGGGAATTTTTCAAGGACGCGCGCCGGGCCCGGTACCTTACCCGGCTGGTGGCCAAGGCAGCCGACCTCATCATCGCCATGTCGCTGTGGCACGTCCCGGGCGCCGCGGGGACGTTCGCCTCCCTCTTCTACATCCTCCTGTGCGACGGCTTCCCGAGCGGACGCAGCGCGGGGAAATGGCTGACGGCCCTGAAGGTCGTCCGCGTCGACCGGGAGGGAATGGATTTTCAGTCGTCGCTCCTGCGAAACCTCACCGTGGCCGCGCCGTTTCTGCTCTACCTGGTTCCCGTCGCCGGTCCGTTCCTGGCGTACACCATCGGCCTGGCCGTCCTCCTCATCGAGACCTATCTCGGCTTCTACGACGCCGACGGGCAGCGGGCGGGCGACACCTTCGCCGAAACGCTCGTGGTGGAATGTCGTCAGGTTGCGGATGACGTCCCTCTATCTGATCGACGGTCATAACGTCCTCTACCGCACGTTTTACGGAGTTCCGCGCCTTTCCGCGCCCGACGGCACCCCGACCAACGCGATCCTCGGGGTGGCGAGGATCCTGCTCAAGATCCTCAAGGAAGACCGCCCCGCCGCGATCGCCGCCGCATTCGACAGCCGGGAGCCCACGCCGCGCCACGCTCTCTATCCCGAGTACAAAGCGACCCGCCTGAAGGTCCCCGAGGACCTTGCCGCGCAGATCCCGCTGGTGATGGAAGTCATCGACGCGCTGGGGGTGCCCAGAATCCAGGTTCCGGGCACCGAGGCGGACGACATCATCGGAACGCTTTCCCGGATGGCCGAGGAGAAGGGGATGGAGGTCGTCATCGTCTCCTCCGACAAGGACCTCTACCAGCTGGTTTCCCCCAGCGTGCGGGTGCGGGACGGTTTGAAGGAGAGGACCATTGGGGAGGCCGAGGTCCGGGAAACCTTCGGTGTTGGGCCGGCGCAGGTGGTGGACCTGTTGGCGCTCTCCGGCGACCCCTCCGACAACGTCCCCGGTGTTCCCGGAATCGGAGAGAAGACGGCGGCGGAGCTGATCCGGGAGTTCGGCTCGCTTTCGGAGCTTCTCGCGCACGCCGACCGCCTGAAGGGGAGCCGCAGGGAGAAGATCGAAAAGAACGCCGAGGTCGCGAGGCTGTGTCGGGTGCTCGTGACGATCGACCGGAGCGTCCCCTTGAAGGAGAACCTCGAAGATCTCGCTCCCCGCCCGATGCAGAAGGCCCGCGTCTCCTCCCTGTTCCGGAAACTGGGTTTCCGGAAACTCCTCGAAGATCTGGCGCTGGACGTGGAGCCGATGCTCCCGCTTCGGAGTGACGCGCCCCCCCCGCGCCGGAAGTGGAAACGGGTCGAAAAGGAATCGGACCTTTTCCCCGGCGTCGCAAAGGAGGGGGTGTCCGGTGCGGCAATTGTCTCCGGCAAGGAGGGGTTCGCCGCGGTCTCCGCAACGGGGCACGGGACCTTTGTTTTCCCGGTCGCTGGTGCGCCCGAGGCTCTGCGGCGCCTCGGAGAGACCTGCGGCAGGATCTTTCTTTTCGATGGGAAGTTGTTCTTCAGGAGTCACGGGGGCACCCCGAGGGGAAGTTCCCTTCCGATCTTCGACCTGCAGGTAGCGGGCTACCTCCTGGCGCCCGACGAGGGGACGCCCACCCTGCCCAAGCTGTTCGCACGATACCTTCCCGCGGCCGTGGGTGCCGAGGAAGGAGAAACGCCGGAGGACAAGGCGGCAGGGGACGCCGAAGCGCTCCTGTCGCTGGGGATCCTTCTCGATGCGAAGCTGTCAGAGGCCGGGCTCACGCAGATCTTCCGCGACGTCGACATGCCCCTTTTGCCTGTGCTTTACCGGATGGAGACCGCCGGGATCCGGATAGACGCGGAGATCTTCCGGAACCTTTCGGTGGTGCTCGCCGAGGGGGTCCGGGAGATCGAACAGAAGGTCGCCCGGATCGCCGGGGCCGATTTCAACATCAACTCCCCCAAGCAACTGGCTTTCCTGCTGTTCGAGAAGCTCGGTCTTCCGCCGGTGAAAAGGACCAAAACCGGCTACTCCACCGACGTGGAGGTCCTGGAGCGGCTCAAAAGCGCCCACGAGATCCCCGCGCTGGTCCTCGAGTACCGCACGCTCGCCAAGATCAAATCCACTTACGTGGACGTCCTGCCGGGGATGGTCGACCCTCGCGACGGACGGATCCACACGACGTTCCATCAGACCCAGGCCGCCACCGGTCGCCTCTCTTCGTCCGACCCGAACCTCCAGAACATCCCCATCCGCACCGAGCTGGGCATGCGCATCCGGGAGGGGTTCGTCGCGGAGTCGGGATTCCTCTTCGTGGGCGCCGACTACTCCCAGGTAGAGCTGCGCCTCCTGGCCCACCTGAGCGGCGACGCTACTCTTACCCGGGGGTTCCTGAAAGGGGAGGACATCCATACCGACACGGCCTGCGGCGTCTTCGGCGTCTCTCCTTCCGAGGTCACCCCCGAGCTTCGTCGGCGTGCCAAAGTGATCAACTTCGGTATCTTGTACGGGATGAGCCCGTTCGGCCTCTCCCGGGAGCTGGGGATCGGGGGGAGGGAGGCGAAGCAGTACATCGACCAATACTTCATCCGCTACCCCGGTGTGCGGGACTACATCGAGCGGGTCAAGGAGGAGGCGAGGAAGGACGGCTACGTCCGGACGATCCTTGGGCGGCGCCGGTACCTGCGGGACATCAACTCCCGGAACAAGGTCCTGCGGGAGGCGGCGGAGCGGATGGCGATCAATGCCCCGATCCAGGGGAGCGCCGCGGACATCATCAAGCTGGCGATGATCCGCATCGACCGGGAATTCCGGGAGCGGAAGATGGGGGCCCGGCTGGTCCTCCAGGTCCACGACGAGCTCATTACCGAGGCCCCGGACCGGGAAGCGGGCGAAACCGGGAGGATCGTGCGCGACGCGATGGTGGGGGCGGCCTCCTTGTCGGTCCCCCTGACCGTCTCTCTCAGCCGGGGGAAAAACTGGGGGGAAATCCATTGATACGGGACGCCGGGCGATGAATAGATCGGGGAAAAGCTCCGTCCTATGAAGGAAAAGGAGAAACCGGGCGCCCCCGACGAGGCGTTGATCCGGGCCGCGCTGGGCGGCGACGAGGAGGCTTTCCGGGAGCTGATGGAGCGCTACAAGAACCGGGCCTACCACGTGGCGCTCGGGATCACCGGGGACCCGGACGACGCGCTCGACGTGGTTCAGGAAGCTTTCGTGAAAGCGTATTACAACCTGAAGGAGTTCCGCTTCGGCGCGAACTTTTACACCTGGTTCTACCGGCTCCTGGTGAACCAGGCGATCGACCGGTGGAGGAAGTCGTCGAGGTCCCGGATGGTTCCCCTCGATGAAAAGTGGCTCTCCGAGGAGGTGTCGCCGCCCGAGTCCGTGATGTATCCGAGGACTCCGGAGAATCTCGCGCAGAACCGGCAGCTTTCGGACGCGCTCACCCGGGCGATCGCTGACCTTCCGGAGTACCACCGGGCGGTCATCCTCCTGCGGGAGGTGGACGGGATGGCGTACGAGGAAATCGCCAAGGTGCTTCATTGTTCGGTGGGCACCGTGATGTCGCGCCTCCATTATGCACGGGCGAAGCTGAAGGAGGCGCTGAAAGAGTTCCGGGAAGGGTAGGACGATGGACTGCAAGAAGGCTTTACAGATGATTCAGAACGAGATCGACGGACGGCTTCTTCCTTCCGAGGCGGCCGAGATTCGTCGTCATGTGGAATCCTGCGGATCCTGCGCGACGGAGGCGGCTGCGTACCGGTGGGTGGGGGAGATGCTCCGGCTTTGGACGGCGTCGCGGGCCGGGGAAAAAGCGCCAGAGCTCGACGCCCTGTGGACCCGCGTGCGCGCGGGAATCGATGAGCGGAAACAACCGAAAGAGTCCGCATCCTGGGTTCGGAGATGGCTCTGGCTGCCGGCGGGCGCTGCGCTTGCGGTCTTGGTCCTGCTGTTCTATCCTTCGGATGTGAGCAGGGCCCCATTTCACCCGAGCAGCTTCGAGGTCGCGGTGGAGGACCTGGAATCGGACACCGCGACGGTGGCCCTCGTGGACAAGGGGAACGACCTTCCCCGGGTGATCTGGATCATCGAAAATGACAAGACCTGAACCCCGGCCGGGGCTCGTCCTACCGGCGATCGCCTTTCTCGTAATCCTCCTCGCAACCGGCGTTGCGGAGGCCGCTCCCCCGGGTTCTGTTGTCGTCGACA
It contains:
- a CDS encoding DNA polymerase I, with the translated sequence MTSLYLIDGHNVLYRTFYGVPRLSAPDGTPTNAILGVARILLKILKEDRPAAIAAAFDSREPTPRHALYPEYKATRLKVPEDLAAQIPLVMEVIDALGVPRIQVPGTEADDIIGTLSRMAEEKGMEVVIVSSDKDLYQLVSPSVRVRDGLKERTIGEAEVRETFGVGPAQVVDLLALSGDPSDNVPGVPGIGEKTAAELIREFGSLSELLAHADRLKGSRREKIEKNAEVARLCRVLVTIDRSVPLKENLEDLAPRPMQKARVSSLFRKLGFRKLLEDLALDVEPMLPLRSDAPPPRRKWKRVEKESDLFPGVAKEGVSGAAIVSGKEGFAAVSATGHGTFVFPVAGAPEALRRLGETCGRIFLFDGKLFFRSHGGTPRGSSLPIFDLQVAGYLLAPDEGTPTLPKLFARYLPAAVGAEEGETPEDKAAGDAEALLSLGILLDAKLSEAGLTQIFRDVDMPLLPVLYRMETAGIRIDAEIFRNLSVVLAEGVREIEQKVARIAGADFNINSPKQLAFLLFEKLGLPPVKRTKTGYSTDVEVLERLKSAHEIPALVLEYRTLAKIKSTYVDVLPGMVDPRDGRIHTTFHQTQAATGRLSSSDPNLQNIPIRTELGMRIREGFVAESGFLFVGADYSQVELRLLAHLSGDATLTRGFLKGEDIHTDTACGVFGVSPSEVTPELRRRAKVINFGILYGMSPFGLSRELGIGGREAKQYIDQYFIRYPGVRDYIERVKEEARKDGYVRTILGRRRYLRDINSRNKVLREAAERMAINAPIQGSAADIIKLAMIRIDREFRERKMGARLVLQVHDELITEAPDREAGETGRIVRDAMVGAASLSVPLTVSLSRGKNWGEIH